A genomic region of Prevotella scopos JCM 17725 contains the following coding sequences:
- the gcvPB gene encoding aminomethyl-transferring glycine dehydrogenase subunit GcvPB, which yields MNNKLYGNLIFELSHPGRRAYSLPENPFGHHPLPDTCKREKDAELPECDELTVVRHYTNHSENNFGVDNGFYPLGSCTMKYNPVINEEIASMPAFTALHPQQPIDTVQGALEVEYNIQRALASITGMSEVTLNPYAGAHGELTGLMIISSYHQQRGDTKRTKIIVPDSAHGTNPASAAVCGLEIVEVKSTADGLVDVNDLKPLLGDDIAGMMMTNPNTLGLFEKDIPEIAKLIHSCGGLLYYDGANLNPLLGAARPGDMGFDVIHLNLHKTFSTPHGGGGPGAGPVGVCEKLIPFLPKPHVRKAKDGFVVDNPDCTEEFSSSNIRISGYLGNFLVILRAYTYILTLGKKHIKEVGPFATLNANYIKECLKDAYELPIDTLCKHEFVFDGLKDKSTGVTTMDVAKRLLDYGYHAPTIYFPLLFHEAMMIEPTETESKDTIDGFIEVMHIIAKEAIENPDLVKGAPYNTPIGRVDDVLAAKHPILTYRQLVNDTQENA from the coding sequence ATGAACAATAAACTATATGGCAATCTGATATTTGAATTATCTCATCCAGGAAGACGTGCTTACAGTCTGCCAGAAAACCCTTTTGGACATCATCCTCTTCCCGACACTTGTAAGCGTGAGAAAGATGCAGAGTTACCTGAATGCGATGAATTGACGGTTGTACGTCATTATACCAACCATAGTGAAAATAACTTTGGTGTTGATAACGGATTCTATCCATTGGGCTCATGTACAATGAAGTACAACCCTGTTATCAATGAAGAGATTGCGTCAATGCCTGCATTTACAGCGCTTCACCCTCAACAGCCAATTGACACTGTTCAAGGAGCATTGGAAGTTGAATACAATATTCAACGCGCACTTGCGTCTATCACGGGTATGTCAGAAGTAACCCTCAATCCTTATGCTGGTGCACATGGTGAACTTACTGGATTGATGATTATCTCATCATATCATCAACAGCGTGGTGACACAAAGCGTACAAAGATTATCGTACCTGATTCTGCGCATGGTACAAACCCTGCATCAGCTGCTGTATGTGGTTTGGAGATCGTGGAAGTAAAGAGTACAGCTGACGGTCTCGTTGATGTCAACGACTTGAAACCATTATTGGGTGACGACATTGCTGGTATGATGATGACAAACCCTAACACATTGGGACTTTTCGAAAAAGACATACCAGAGATTGCAAAACTGATACATAGTTGTGGTGGTCTGTTATATTATGATGGTGCCAACCTTAACCCTCTGTTAGGTGCAGCTCGCCCAGGAGACATGGGCTTTGACGTCATTCACCTCAATCTTCACAAGACATTCTCTACACCTCATGGTGGTGGCGGTCCTGGTGCAGGTCCTGTTGGTGTTTGTGAAAAACTGATTCCATTCTTACCAAAACCTCATGTAAGAAAGGCAAAGGATGGATTTGTTGTTGACAATCCTGATTGTACAGAAGAATTCTCTAGTTCAAATATACGTATTAGTGGATATCTTGGTAACTTCCTCGTAATCCTAAGAGCTTATACTTATATCCTCACACTTGGTAAGAAGCACATCAAGGAGGTTGGACCTTTTGCTACATTGAATGCTAATTACATCAAAGAATGTCTGAAAGATGCGTATGAACTACCTATTGACACGCTTTGCAAGCATGAGTTTGTATTTGATGGTTTAAAGGATAAGAGTACAGGAGTGACAACGATGGATGTAGCTAAGCGATTACTCGATTATGGCTACCATGCTCCAACAATTTACTTCCCACTCTTGTTCCATGAGGCTATGATGATTGAGCCAACAGAAACAGAAAGTAAGGATACCATTGATGGATTCATTGAGGTGATGCATATCATTGCAAAAGAAGCTATCGAAAATCCTGATCTTGTTAAGGGTGCACCATATAACACACCGATTGGTCGTGTAGATGATGTTCTGGCTGCGAAGCATCCAATCCTTACTTATCGACAACTTGTCAATGACACGCAGGAGAATGCATAA
- a CDS encoding riboflavin synthase, protein MFSGIVEEMATLIGIEHEQENIHFTFRCSFTKELKIDQSIAHNGVCLTVVRFQEDSYTVTAMKETLERSNLGLLKVGDRVNVERSMIMNGRLDGHIVQGHVDQTAKCVNMEDADGSTYFTFEYPNNREMAQRGYFTVDKGSVTINGVSLTVCEPTDNSFKVAIIPYTRENTNFADINVGTIVNLEFDILGKYIARLNSLTQ, encoded by the coding sequence ATGTTCTCAGGAATTGTAGAAGAGATGGCAACCCTTATAGGGATTGAACACGAACAGGAAAATATTCATTTCACATTTCGTTGTTCATTCACAAAGGAATTAAAGATTGATCAGAGTATTGCACACAATGGCGTATGCCTAACAGTAGTTCGTTTCCAAGAAGACAGCTATACCGTCACAGCTATGAAAGAAACCCTTGAACGTTCAAACTTAGGTTTACTCAAAGTTGGTGATCGTGTGAATGTTGAACGTTCAATGATTATGAACGGCAGACTAGATGGACACATCGTACAAGGTCATGTTGACCAAACAGCAAAGTGTGTCAACATGGAGGATGCTGATGGAAGTACCTATTTCACATTTGAGTATCCAAACAATCGTGAGATGGCGCAACGTGGTTACTTTACCGTTGACAAAGGTTCAGTTACTATCAACGGCGTATCTCTAACCGTGTGCGAACCAACAGATAATAGCTTTAAAGTAGCAATTATTCCTTACACACGAGAGAATACCAATTTTGCTGACATTAATGTTGGTACTATTGTAAATCTTGAGTTTGATATACTAGGCAAATACATTGCCCGATTAAATAGTCTTACGCAATAG
- a CDS encoding sensor histidine kinase, translating into MRKQTDISKTFWNQIVIWIPLFLIPILYAPHGHTTWQNDLSFYIVPLSMMAVAYINYFVLAPMLLKGSKKEFWVINTILIVFLSVLQHEWLYYTSGEQSLITYPYQVSIKEEEVYPHVFFIIRNIFNLSLCAGVATSILMAQRWAKAEKERREAETAMTKAELVNLRQQVNPHFLLNTMNNIYALTAFDTEKAQKAIIDLSKMLRHILYDNQQPYVCLKEEVEFLHNYVELMMIRIPENVEIKRECDIPDNCNIHVAPMIFISLLENAFKHGISPEQKNFIHIKLEANNERIIFSIENSNYPKGETERNGHGIGLKQVERRLELAYPGKYKWEKGFDSNKNIYSTKIIIYDTKLYNH; encoded by the coding sequence ATGAGGAAACAAACAGACATATCCAAAACATTTTGGAACCAGATAGTCATCTGGATTCCGCTTTTCCTCATTCCCATTTTGTATGCTCCCCATGGACATACAACATGGCAGAACGATTTGTCTTTTTATATCGTACCACTTTCAATGATGGCGGTTGCATATATAAACTACTTTGTACTTGCACCAATGTTATTGAAGGGCAGTAAGAAGGAGTTTTGGGTTATTAACACCATACTCATTGTTTTCTTATCAGTTTTGCAACACGAATGGTTATACTACACATCGGGTGAGCAAAGCCTGATAACTTATCCTTATCAAGTATCTATTAAGGAAGAAGAAGTTTACCCACACGTATTTTTCATCATCCGAAACATCTTTAATCTTAGTCTATGTGCTGGTGTTGCAACATCTATTCTTATGGCACAGCGATGGGCAAAGGCAGAGAAAGAAAGACGTGAGGCAGAAACAGCCATGACAAAAGCTGAGCTAGTCAACTTACGTCAACAGGTAAATCCACACTTCCTTCTGAACACGATGAATAACATCTATGCGCTCACTGCATTTGATACGGAAAAGGCGCAAAAAGCAATTATAGACCTTTCAAAGATGTTACGCCATATTCTTTATGACAATCAGCAGCCATATGTATGTCTAAAAGAGGAGGTAGAATTCCTGCACAATTATGTAGAGTTGATGATGATACGCATTCCTGAGAATGTGGAAATCAAGCGCGAATGTGATATCCCAGATAATTGCAATATACATGTTGCTCCTATGATATTCATCTCCTTGCTGGAAAATGCATTCAAACATGGCATTAGTCCGGAGCAAAAGAACTTTATTCACATAAAGTTAGAAGCTAACAATGAGAGAATCATCTTCTCCATTGAGAACAGTAATTATCCTAAGGGAGAGACAGAAAGGAACGGACATGGCATCGGTCTCAAACAAGTAGAACGCCGTCTAGAACTCGCTTATCCTGGTAAATACAAATGGGAAAAAGGATTTGATAGTAACAAAAACATATATTCAACAAAAATAATCATTTATGACACTAAACTGTATAATCATTGA
- the lpdA gene encoding dihydrolipoyl dehydrogenase, which translates to MKKTNLLIIGSGPGGYRTASYAAQNGLDVVIVEKAKPGGTCLNAGCIPTKCLAHDAELRLTASTLYDTTPPLDFTKVMERKEGVISQLREGVSSLLSQPGIEFINGDAHFVSNHVVEVNGEQIEADNIIIATGSRSKMPPFMSEEDFLNQPDTEPNIVTSTELLSISKVPQRLTIIGAGVIGMEFASAFSAFGCEVTVIEFMKECLPPIDSDIAKRLRKTLEKRGVTFYMQSAVKQVISPLEGEQAATIVVFDKKGKEEKVETDLVLIATGRQANYDNIGLDKTDVETNPKGIVVNDNMETNVKGVYAIGDVNARQMLAHAATFQGFHAINHILGKQDNIRLDIMPSAIFTYPEAACVGKTEDLCKAEGIKYTTRKGFYRSNGKALSMEETEGMIKVLIAEDGSLLGAHCYGAHSADLIQEVADLMNCDAKLYKIRDIIHIHPTLSEILQDALL; encoded by the coding sequence ATGAAAAAAACAAATCTATTAATAATCGGTTCGGGACCTGGTGGTTACCGAACCGCTTCCTATGCTGCCCAAAATGGTTTGGATGTAGTCATTGTTGAAAAGGCAAAACCAGGTGGAACCTGTCTAAATGCAGGTTGTATCCCAACCAAGTGCCTTGCGCATGACGCAGAACTACGGCTTACGGCTTCCACTCTCTATGACACAACTCCCCCACTCGACTTTACAAAGGTTATGGAGAGAAAGGAAGGAGTCATCAGTCAACTCAGAGAGGGCGTAAGTTCGCTACTTAGTCAGCCAGGCATAGAATTCATTAATGGTGATGCACACTTTGTTTCTAATCATGTAGTCGAAGTAAATGGTGAACAGATAGAGGCAGACAATATCATTATCGCAACAGGTTCCCGCTCGAAGATGCCTCCATTCATGAGTGAAGAAGACTTCCTAAATCAGCCTGACACAGAACCAAATATTGTCACATCTACTGAACTTCTTTCTATCTCTAAGGTTCCTCAACGACTCACAATCATTGGTGCAGGAGTTATCGGAATGGAGTTTGCTTCTGCTTTCTCTGCTTTCGGTTGCGAAGTGACAGTTATTGAGTTTATGAAGGAATGTCTGCCACCTATTGATAGTGATATCGCTAAACGCTTAAGAAAGACACTAGAAAAAAGAGGTGTTACTTTCTATATGCAGAGTGCTGTTAAACAAGTCATATCACCTTTAGAAGGTGAGCAAGCAGCTACTATAGTTGTTTTCGACAAAAAAGGCAAAGAAGAAAAAGTTGAAACTGACCTTGTATTAATAGCTACAGGAAGACAAGCTAACTATGATAATATCGGTCTTGATAAAACAGATGTAGAAACAAATCCAAAGGGTATTGTTGTCAATGACAACATGGAAACCAACGTTAAGGGTGTTTATGCTATCGGTGATGTCAATGCACGTCAGATGTTAGCTCATGCTGCAACGTTCCAAGGCTTCCATGCAATCAATCATATCCTTGGAAAGCAAGATAACATTCGTCTTGACATCATGCCATCTGCTATCTTTACGTATCCTGAAGCAGCATGCGTGGGTAAGACAGAAGACTTATGCAAAGCCGAAGGTATTAAGTACACTACACGAAAAGGATTCTATCGCTCTAATGGTAAGGCCTTAAGCATGGAAGAGACAGAAGGAATGATAAAGGTTTTGATAGCTGAAGATGGTTCTTTACTTGGTGCACACTGCTATGGTGCGCATTCTGCCGATTTAATTCAAGAAGTAGCAGATTTGATGAACTGTGATGCAAAGCTTTATAAAATACGTGATATCATTCACATTCATCCAACATTGAGTGAAATTCTCCAAGATGCACTCCTATAA
- the trmB gene encoding tRNA (guanosine(46)-N7)-methyltransferase TrmB: protein MSKGKLQKFAEMETFKNVFQYPYSVVSTVPFEMRGYWHEQYFHNDNPIVLELGCGKGEYTVGLARVYPDINFIGVDIKGARIYTGAKQALEEGLENVAFLRTSIEIIDRFFSENEVQEIWLTFSDPQMKNAHKRLTSTFFMNRYRHFLIDGGIVHLKTDSNFLFTYTTYMVNVNKLPVLFRTEDLYGNELGEGSGSETLMDEKTREILGIHTYYENQWIERGLNIKYMKFLLPREGGLIEPDIEIELDDYRSFKRTKRSGLTTSK, encoded by the coding sequence ATGAGTAAAGGTAAGTTACAGAAATTTGCAGAGATGGAGACGTTTAAAAACGTCTTTCAGTATCCTTATAGTGTCGTAAGCACCGTTCCTTTTGAGATGAGGGGGTATTGGCATGAACAATATTTCCATAATGATAACCCTATTGTGCTGGAGTTGGGTTGTGGTAAGGGTGAATATACTGTTGGACTTGCGCGTGTTTACCCAGATATCAATTTTATTGGTGTTGACATCAAAGGTGCTCGCATCTATACGGGTGCAAAGCAAGCCTTAGAAGAAGGATTAGAAAATGTTGCTTTTTTGCGTACTAGTATAGAGATTATTGACCGCTTCTTCAGTGAGAATGAGGTGCAAGAGATATGGCTAACCTTCTCTGATCCACAGATGAAGAATGCACACAAGCGGTTGACTTCTACATTCTTTATGAATCGTTACCGCCATTTTTTGATAGATGGGGGTATTGTACATCTTAAAACAGATTCTAATTTCCTTTTTACATACACTACTTATATGGTGAATGTGAACAAGCTACCTGTACTCTTCCGTACGGAAGACCTTTATGGTAACGAGTTAGGAGAGGGTAGTGGTTCCGAGACGCTGATGGATGAGAAGACACGTGAGATTCTGGGTATTCATACTTATTATGAAAATCAATGGATTGAGCGTGGATTGAATATTAAATACATGAAGTTTCTGTTACCTAGAGAGGGTGGATTGATAGAACCAGATATTGAAATTGAACTTGATGACTATCGCTCTTTTAAGCGTACAAAACGTAGTGGGTTGACAACGAGTAAGTAG
- a CDS encoding DMT family transporter, with amino-acid sequence MTQTKSIFQRPLWVTIFALTAAIAWGWAYPLIKLGFAEFGITSDMTGSKMLFAGIRFCLSGLIVLAIAGVKKRDFKVRKSVDWWYILLFCMMNTTLHYAFFYFGLSHSEGSRAAILNSLSVFSVVIFACIFFKTDRMTMKKIIGCFVGFAGILFLNLGGVESGRFTWLGDGMIILNALCGATASLLTRGLGKRVDVFVGTGYSLAIGGALLIIPGLAMGGELPQITFLGITYLTLLIAISTLGFTLYNKLLTCNPVGKVAIYNSLIPIVGAVTSCLCLNETFYIKYMIAGALAAGGIYIISKS; translated from the coding sequence ATGACACAAACAAAAAGTATATTTCAGCGTCCACTATGGGTTACCATTTTTGCCCTCACAGCTGCAATAGCATGGGGCTGGGCATATCCGTTGATAAAATTAGGTTTTGCGGAGTTTGGTATCACATCAGATATGACAGGATCAAAAATGCTCTTTGCGGGAATTCGTTTCTGTCTTTCAGGACTCATCGTCTTAGCAATAGCAGGCGTTAAAAAGCGTGATTTCAAGGTAAGAAAGTCTGTCGATTGGTGGTATATTCTTTTGTTCTGTATGATGAATACTACACTGCATTACGCCTTCTTCTACTTTGGACTTTCACATAGTGAAGGCTCACGAGCAGCAATTCTTAACTCGTTAAGTGTTTTCTCTGTGGTCATTTTTGCATGCATCTTCTTCAAAACCGATCGTATGACCATGAAGAAAATCATTGGTTGTTTTGTTGGATTTGCTGGTATTCTATTCCTAAACTTAGGCGGCGTAGAGAGTGGACGATTCACTTGGTTAGGTGATGGAATGATTATTCTCAATGCTCTTTGTGGTGCAACAGCATCACTACTAACGCGTGGATTGGGTAAACGAGTAGATGTCTTTGTTGGTACCGGCTACAGCTTGGCGATAGGTGGTGCATTGTTGATTATTCCAGGTCTGGCTATGGGCGGAGAGCTACCACAGATAACTTTCTTGGGAATTACCTACTTAACCTTACTCATTGCTATCAGTACATTGGGCTTTACGCTCTACAACAAATTACTAACATGCAATCCAGTCGGGAAGGTTGCCATCTATAACTCACTCATTCCTATTGTTGGAGCCGTTACCTCTTGTTTATGTCTTAATGAAACATTCTACATTAAGTATATGATAGCAGGTGCTTTAGCAGCAGGTGGCATATATATCATTAGTAAGAGTTAG
- the gcvT gene encoding glycine cleavage system aminomethyltransferase GcvT: MTNKRTCLYDKHVALGALITPFAGFDMPIQYTGIIDEHNAVREYCGVFDVSHMGEVIVSGPEADKFINHIFTNDVNGLAAGKVLYGMICYPDGGVVDDTCICKLDNQLFLMTINASNIEKDVAWIEENAEGFDVKIENKSEAYGQLAVQGQKAESMLEDVLGLPCKELKFYEVKRLQKDGQEVIVSRTGYTGEDGFEIYGTPEYITKIWDKLIEAGVKPCGLGCRDTLRFEVGMPLYGNELSDKITPVMAGLSMFVKFDKDEFNGKEALLKQKTEGVSKRLRGIELDDNAIPRHGYKVLKDGVEVGEVTTGYRLVSVDKSCAVALVDASVQMGDRVEIQIRKKTFPGTVVKKKFYDNHYKK, encoded by the coding sequence ATGACAAATAAAAGAACTTGCCTATATGACAAACACGTTGCACTAGGCGCACTAATTACTCCTTTTGCAGGATTTGACATGCCAATCCAATACACTGGAATCATCGATGAACACAATGCAGTAAGGGAATATTGTGGCGTATTTGATGTTTCTCACATGGGAGAAGTGATTGTATCAGGTCCTGAAGCTGATAAATTCATTAATCATATCTTTACAAATGATGTAAATGGGCTTGCTGCAGGTAAAGTACTTTATGGTATGATTTGTTATCCTGACGGAGGCGTTGTGGACGACACATGTATCTGTAAACTTGACAACCAGCTATTCCTTATGACTATCAATGCTTCTAACATTGAGAAAGACGTGGCTTGGATTGAGGAGAATGCTGAAGGCTTCGATGTTAAAATCGAAAACAAGAGCGAGGCATATGGTCAGTTAGCAGTTCAGGGTCAAAAGGCAGAAAGTATGTTAGAAGATGTACTTGGTCTTCCTTGTAAAGAACTGAAGTTCTATGAGGTGAAACGTCTTCAGAAAGACGGTCAGGAAGTCATCGTTTCTCGTACTGGTTACACTGGAGAAGATGGTTTTGAAATCTATGGAACACCTGAATATATCACAAAAATATGGGATAAACTCATTGAAGCTGGTGTAAAACCTTGTGGATTGGGCTGCCGAGACACGTTGCGTTTTGAAGTGGGCATGCCACTTTATGGTAATGAACTCTCAGACAAGATTACTCCTGTGATGGCGGGTCTATCAATGTTCGTGAAGTTCGACAAAGATGAGTTTAATGGAAAAGAAGCTCTTTTGAAACAAAAGACAGAAGGTGTTAGCAAACGATTACGTGGTATTGAGCTTGACGACAATGCTATTCCAAGACATGGATATAAAGTTCTGAAAGATGGCGTAGAAGTTGGTGAAGTTACTACAGGCTATCGACTTGTTTCTGTCGATAAGAGTTGCGCAGTAGCATTAGTAGATGCATCAGTTCAAATGGGCGATAGAGTTGAAATACAAATTCGCAAGAAGACATTCCCAGGAACTGTTGTTAAAAAGAAGTTCTATGATAATCATTATAAGAAATAA
- a CDS encoding LytR/AlgR family response regulator transcription factor, which yields MTLNCIIIDDEPLAADLLASYAKKTLFLNLIGVFNSAVEGVKAIRENRVDLIFLDIQMPELSGLEFARILPKETKIIFTTAFSQYAIDGYKANAIDYLMKPISYDDFLASANRALDWFQSTRQLENTSNDRFIFVKSEYKLVKIMFDDILYIEGLKDYVKIYLANDHKPIMSLMNMKKIEESLPKPEFMRTHRSYIVHMKKIDGIDRFRIVIGDAILPISDSYKATLQDYLDGHTL from the coding sequence ATGACACTAAACTGTATAATCATTGACGACGAACCTTTAGCAGCGGACTTGCTTGCAAGTTATGCTAAAAAAACACTTTTCCTGAATCTAATCGGTGTTTTTAATAGTGCTGTCGAAGGCGTAAAAGCCATCCGTGAGAATAGGGTTGACCTCATATTCTTAGATATTCAGATGCCAGAACTGAGCGGACTCGAGTTTGCTAGGATTCTACCTAAGGAAACTAAGATTATTTTCACAACCGCATTCAGTCAGTATGCTATTGATGGCTACAAGGCAAATGCTATTGACTACCTTATGAAGCCTATCAGCTACGATGATTTTTTAGCTAGTGCGAACAGAGCTTTAGATTGGTTTCAAAGTACACGTCAGCTAGAGAACACATCTAACGATCGTTTTATCTTTGTAAAGAGTGAATACAAACTGGTGAAAATCATGTTTGATGATATTCTTTATATCGAAGGATTAAAGGACTATGTTAAGATCTATCTTGCTAACGATCATAAGCCTATCATGAGTTTAATGAATATGAAGAAGATAGAGGAATCACTTCCAAAACCTGAATTTATGCGTACGCATCGCTCTTACATCGTACACATGAAGAAGATTGATGGAATTGACCGTTTCCGTATTGTCATCGGTGATGCTATCCTCCCAATATCAGATAGTTACAAGGCTACCCTTCAAGATTATCTTGATGGTCATACGTTATAA
- the gcvH gene encoding glycine cleavage system protein GcvH, with translation MAKVIEGLYYSESHEFVKVVGNNGYIGITDYAQHALGNIVYVDMPEVDDDIEIDEDFGAIESVKAASDLKAPVSGKVIEVNEALEDEPDLLNKDSYENWIIKVELTDTAELKNLMDAKAYEEFCAE, from the coding sequence ATGGCAAAAGTAATTGAGGGACTCTACTATTCAGAGTCACATGAATTCGTTAAAGTAGTAGGCAACAATGGCTACATTGGTATTACCGATTATGCACAGCACGCTTTAGGTAACATCGTATATGTTGATATGCCAGAAGTTGATGACGACATAGAAATTGACGAAGATTTTGGTGCGATTGAGAGCGTTAAAGCAGCATCAGACCTTAAGGCTCCAGTATCAGGTAAGGTTATTGAAGTAAATGAAGCCTTGGAAGATGAGCCAGACTTGCTGAATAAAGATTCATACGAAAACTGGATTATAAAAGTTGAACTCACAGATACAGCAGAGCTGAAGAATCTTATGGATGCCAAGGCTTACGAAGAGTTCTGTGCAGAATAA
- a CDS encoding Cof-type HAD-IIB family hydrolase gives MAIKAAFFDIDGTLVSFQTHKIPASTIKTIEQIKERGVKIFISTGRPVAIINNIDAIRHLIDGYITFNGARTFINDEDITLMPIPENEVQAMIEDASRRDYAVLVCGKDDVALHNHKPIFDEIFVHDLGVNNIDINKLVEPLLSQPVLQLTPFFSVAAEEEICPSMPHCISARWHPSFTDITVQGADKGTALRQLAKHLGIGLDECIAFGDGGNDISILQTAGIGVAMGNAFEGVKTVADYVTTSVDDDGIRNAFIHFGVIKNA, from the coding sequence ATGGCAATTAAAGCTGCATTCTTTGATATAGATGGAACCTTAGTCTCATTTCAGACTCACAAAATTCCTGCATCTACAATAAAGACTATTGAACAAATAAAAGAACGAGGAGTGAAGATATTCATCTCCACGGGACGTCCTGTAGCTATAATCAATAATATAGATGCCATCCGTCATCTCATTGATGGGTATATCACCTTTAATGGTGCTCGCACCTTTATTAACGATGAAGACATCACTTTGATGCCTATCCCTGAAAATGAAGTACAAGCAATGATTGAAGATGCCAGCCGTCGCGATTATGCCGTTTTAGTTTGTGGGAAAGACGACGTTGCACTCCATAACCACAAACCGATCTTTGATGAAATCTTCGTTCATGACTTGGGCGTTAACAATATCGATATTAACAAACTAGTAGAACCATTACTTAGCCAACCCGTCCTTCAGCTTACACCATTTTTTAGTGTGGCAGCAGAGGAGGAGATATGCCCTTCAATGCCGCATTGTATTTCAGCACGATGGCATCCAAGTTTTACCGATATCACCGTACAAGGTGCAGATAAAGGTACAGCATTACGTCAGCTAGCTAAGCATCTGGGAATCGGATTAGATGAATGTATTGCATTCGGAGATGGTGGAAACGATATATCAATTCTTCAAACAGCGGGCATTGGTGTAGCAATGGGAAATGCTTTTGAAGGAGTAAAGACCGTAGCTGATTATGTAACAACGAGTGTAGATGATGATGGAATACGCAATGCCTTCATTCATTTCGGAGTTATCAAGAACGCTTGA
- the gcvPA gene encoding aminomethyl-transferring glycine dehydrogenase subunit GcvPA, translated as MIHKFLPHTNEDIQQMLERIGIKNLDDLYTEVPESIRFKGDYEIPETMSELEICAFFDKLGKKNCTLTCFAGGGVYDHYAPSVIPNLLSRSEFLTSYTPYQAEISQGTLHYIFEFQSMMAELTGMDIANASMYEGATATAEAMMVAFDNAKKADTVLYSETLCKNIIGVLKTYAHFHGIKLKAIKAVDGVTSHSDLQNLMKAGGVAGVIVQQPNCYGIIEDFTGFADICHNEKAMFIINSVAADLALLKTPGEWGADITVGDIQSLGLPMAFGGPYAGYMCSTEKLIRKLPGRIVGKTVDSRGQRVFALTLQAREQHIRRQKATSNICSNQSLMALYATIYMSIMGKEGIKEAAQIGYDGAHYLCEQLVATGKVKLVYNQPFFNEFLVQLEDRDAFFDKAIKKGILPGIKVDDDKLLIAVTEKRTKEEIDTLVGLL; from the coding sequence ATGATTCATAAGTTTTTGCCTCACACAAATGAGGATATCCAACAGATGCTTGAACGTATTGGTATAAAGAACCTTGACGATCTTTATACAGAAGTTCCTGAAAGCATCCGTTTTAAGGGAGATTACGAGATTCCTGAAACTATGAGCGAATTGGAAATATGCGCATTCTTTGATAAACTTGGTAAAAAGAATTGTACGTTAACATGCTTTGCTGGTGGCGGAGTTTATGACCACTATGCACCAAGCGTTATCCCAAATCTTCTCAGTCGTTCAGAGTTTCTGACATCCTATACACCTTATCAAGCAGAGATTTCTCAGGGTACACTCCATTATATCTTTGAGTTCCAAAGTATGATGGCTGAACTTACAGGTATGGACATTGCCAATGCTTCTATGTATGAAGGTGCAACTGCTACTGCTGAAGCAATGATGGTAGCATTTGATAATGCAAAGAAGGCAGATACCGTCTTATATTCTGAGACTTTGTGTAAAAATATCATTGGCGTATTAAAGACTTACGCACACTTCCATGGTATCAAACTAAAAGCAATTAAGGCTGTTGATGGTGTAACATCACATAGTGACTTACAGAACTTAATGAAAGCAGGTGGCGTAGCAGGTGTTATCGTACAACAACCTAACTGCTATGGCATTATCGAAGACTTCACAGGTTTTGCTGATATTTGTCATAACGAAAAAGCAATGTTTATTATTAACAGTGTAGCTGCTGACCTCGCATTGCTAAAGACACCAGGAGAATGGGGGGCTGATATTACTGTAGGTGATATTCAGAGTCTCGGATTACCGATGGCATTTGGTGGACCATACGCTGGATATATGTGTTCTACTGAAAAACTAATACGTAAACTCCCGGGACGTATCGTAGGTAAGACGGTTGACAGTCGTGGACAACGTGTATTTGCATTAACACTTCAAGCACGCGAACAGCATATTCGTCGTCAGAAAGCAACATCAAACATCTGTTCTAATCAAAGCTTGATGGCACTTTATGCTACAATCTATATGAGCATAATGGGAAAGGAAGGTATAAAAGAAGCTGCTCAGATTGGTTATGATGGTGCACATTATCTTTGCGAGCAACTGGTTGCCACAGGTAAAGTTAAACTTGTATATAACCAACCTTTCTTTAATGAATTCCTTGTTCAATTAGAAGACCGCGATGCCTTCTTCGATAAGGCCATCAAGAAGGGTATTCTTCCAGGTATCAAGGTTGATGATGACAAACTCCTTATCGCCGTTACAGAGAAACGCACAAAAGAGGAGATTGATACACTCGTCGGATTATTATAG